The genomic segment CAGTTTAAAAATCTACTTTCTGTCCACCACAGATACTGGACTCTAAAAGTAACTAGAAAACCGTTTAAAgctcataatatcatgttactttacaataaatcagaacaaaaacatgtaatcatattaaaatatgtgtgtatagttccaatatctaccgttaaaCGTTACTCATGATTCACGTGATTTAATCCAGATAAGTTTACGGTAAATAtttaagatcatcaacaacagagtcagctgttgatgttgatgatccactgtagcatgtagcatataACTTAGCTTCatagtgaaggaagaggaagagggggaggactTATTGTCGGAGAGGGGTACACATTTGTTTGCATCTCTGAAAGTTCATAAGTCAAACACGCATAAGTTGGAcgtttgtaagtcagatgtttgtaagttgaggactacctgtgtttcactgaagtTTAAAGACAAACTGGACCAAACGACAACAGGAATGAAGCGCTGAAGGTGTAGTTTTATAAAGAACATTTTGCTTCAAAGATTTTGAATATGTAAAAGACCGTCTGATTGTCCCATGATGCATTGCGTCGCTCCCCCTCTCTGTTGAACGTCTCAGACGTCTTCACGTCGTCCTTTATATTAATAAGTCTCTAACATTACAACTATTGATGGAGACCAAACGTCTGTTTGAGGCTCGACCGCCGCTGGTCGTCTGTCGGATGAAGCGTTGGTTGAAGGTTGAAACGCATCCATAATGAGACAAGAGATGCCCGGTTCTGACTGGAGGACGGACACGCCTCCTTCATGTGAGGGACGCCTTCCAGCAGAGACGGGCCACACCCCCTCTCGCCCCACcgccatgacatcatcaatcaaCATGAAGCCTGTCACCGGGTCCAAAGTCCAACAGGAGCATTCCAGTTGGTTCTGTCCGGACGTCGCTGCTCTCCTTCAGGTCTGGTGTTCCACTGCATCTGGGCTCCTttttacccagaatgcacctCTGTATCTCCTCCACGTCCCGAGAGCTTGTTGTCCACTGAGAACAGAAACGATGATAAATATGATGATGACTTAATAtattaatggtgtgtgtgtgtgtgtgtgtgtgtgtgtgtatgtgtgtgtgtgtgtgtgtatgtgtgtgtgtatgtgtgtgtgtgtgtgtcctcactcTGTCTGGATGGAACAGAAGCTGGAACACTCGGCGTCCTGCTGGCGGCTGCAGACGCAGCGGCGGACGTCCCTCCTGAACCGGATCGAACCAAAACCATAAGGAACCACATGACTGCAAGACAGAACGACCAagtgtttcactgcgtgaacctggactgtttcaccgtgtgaacctggactgtttcactgtgtgaacttggactgtttcaggtgtgaacctggactgtttcactgtgtgaacctggactgtttctccatgtgaacctggactgtttcaccgtgtgaacctggactgtttcactgcgtgaacctggactgtttctccgtgtgaacctggactgtttcactgcgtgaacctggactgtttcactgtgtgaacctggactgtttcactgtgtgaacctggactgtttcaccgcgtgaacctggactgtttcactgtgtgaacctggactgtttcaggtgtgaacctggactgtttcaccgtgtgaacctggactgtttcactgtgtgaacctggactgtttcactgtgtgaacctggactgtttcaccgcgtgaacctggactgtttcaccgcgtgaacctggactgtttcactacgtgaacctggactgtttcactgtgtgaacctggactgtttcactgcgtgaacctggactgtttcaccgtgtgaacctggactgtttcaggtgtgaacctggactgtttcactgcgtgaacctggactgtttcactgcgtgaacctggactgtttcaccgtgtgaacctggactgtttcactacgtgaacctggactctttcactgtgtgaacctggactgtttcactgcgtgaacctggactgtttcactgcgtgaacctggactgtttcaccgtgtgaacctggactgtttcactacgtgaacctggactctttcactgtgtgaacctggactgtttcactacgtgaacctggactgtttcactgcgtgaacctggactgtttcactgcgtgaacctggactgtttcaccgtgtgaacctggactgtttcactgcgtgaacctggactgtttcactgcgtgaacctggactgtttcactgtgtgaacctggactgtttcaccgtgtgaacctggactgtttcactgcgtgttTGTGGATGCTGGCGACCTGACAAACAGCCTTCAGGTGAATTCTGTTTGTTCATCAACTTTCCTGGAGCTTCCTGATAACCTGCTGAACGTCtataaaacacctgaaggagcCGCAGACGAGTTCCAGACTCCAGAGGAAACACAGAGTGTTGAAGGTCTCCATGCTGCCTCCACCGTCCTCTGGAGTTACTACCCGTCAGTGTATTTAGTGTACTTTAAATAAAGTTCTCATGTTCTCAGACATCACGGTCGTCATGACGACGTCAGAACCTTCTTCACGTGGATCCCTTTCCTCCCTGGACGTAAACAGCCTCTGTTTTCGTGGAGTCTCAGGTTCGGGACCGTCGGGTTCATTGAACGCTGATCCGACAGCCAAAGACCTCCAGCTCCCGGGCGCCGGTCCCGAACGCCGGGTCGTCCTCTAGATTTACGAGGGATGCTCATCCAACGTCGGGTCGGAACCGAGCCGGGCTTGAACACAACATCCACATCTGTCAGGATGAATTTACAGCGACCCGTGCGCCTGAGCCCAGATGGAGCCGATCCACCGGCAGCAGATGTTTGGGTCCCTGAAGGTCACGTCGGCTCGTGACGGCTTccaaagagagaagaagacaacaacaggaagtgctcGTGGAGGCTTCTTCAGCAAGTTAGCATGCTAGCCAACAGCAGCCTCAGGCGAACGTGTTTGATGTTAGCCGAGCATTCTGGGTCTGGGGGTTTTATGGCGCCCCTCAAACGGACCTGGTCCTCGGGTTGGGGAGCCGTTCTTCCGATCCGGAGGGTTGACGAGTCTTTAAGTCGTAACTAAAAGAAGCTTTTATTACCCGTTCAGGTGAATTTTCCTGGCGGGGAATCGTTTTTACGATTGTTCCGACGACACGGGTGTTTTCATCCGAGCCCGTGGGCCAGGTAACCTACACAAACCAGACTGTCTGAGCAGGATGGGGTACCTTCAGGGACTCTGGTGGCCCACGGGTTTCGTAGTGCCGCCTTCAGGGGTAGTTAGCGATGGGGAGGTTTTATGGCGCTGCTATGCTTAGAAACCACCAATCAGGGCAGCCGGAGCTGCTTTTGGCTAATCGCTGCAGCTATTTTGGTTCCTGCTCTTAACTTAATGAGTTTCAAACGTGACATCTCGCAGTAATCATGGGTTTAGCGTGACAAACACAATACACGCCACCGGATGTGAACCAGCACCCTGGTGAGCCTCAGCGTGTGAAGTCGTCGGGACTGACTGGAAGGAGTTAAGTGTTGGGGGGACGCGGTTCAGACTCTGGTCACCTTTAGGGGctcaaacaggaaatgcagcagAAATTACCCTTCGTTAGCAAAGGTGCTTCCTGGTTAGCGCCACCACATCTCACAGCTAACTGCTCTCTGAGCCCAAATGAACTTAATTGCTACCAATTGTGAAGCCACGAAACCCCAACCGTTGTTTTACTCGGGGGTCGAGTCCCTTCAGGTTCCCGTCGGAGAGTCCTCGTCCAATCAGGGCCAGGAAGGTTCCCGGAATACGGACGGTTGTGTTTTAAATACTCTGATTACTGCGGTTCAGCCCTATTTTTAGACTGGCTTTGGTTTGGAGcccaccccccccagcccaCGGCGGCGGTGGGTCCCGTAAAGACTCACCTGGGGGAGTTGACCCAGACGATTCCGATGTGGCAGAAGAAAATACACTCCTTGTCCTTCTGGTTCTCACAGGAGCAGCGCTTCTCCCGTCGGTGGGTGGGGTCGGCGGGCGACGCCAGGAGAGCCCTGTCCACCGGGGGGCTCGTAACGGAGAAGGTGGAAGCTGGGGGGCAAAGGAAGAAGAACACAAGAACCTTGTTTTCTTCTCCAACATCTCTGGTTCTGGACCGACCCGGCATCTGGTTTAAGGTCAAAGCTGCCCCAGGGGGCCGTGAACTGAACCCCCACACCTGAACCCGGCTCTAGAACACATGTTCATCTTAAAACCCTCACAGAGATCAGAAAGACCACAGAACCACCGCTGGGGTTTGATCTGCTATCGGTGCCCACAAGAGGAAGTTTGGAACCCAGGGACAGATTTACACGATTCACCCAGAGGTTAGACCCTGACCTGGGGTTAGACCCTGACCTGGGGCTAGACCCTGACCTGGGGT from the Antennarius striatus isolate MH-2024 chromosome 19, ASM4005453v1, whole genome shotgun sequence genome contains:
- the si:ch211-202p1.5 gene encoding endothelin-2 isoform X2; the encoded protein is MMEVSYVWVLVAALVLIHQHQASTFSVTSPPVDRALLASPADPTHRREKRCSCENQKDKECIFFCHIGIVWVNSPSHVVPYGFGSIRFRRDVRRCVCSRQQDAECSSFCSIQTDGQQALGTWRRYRGAFWVKRSPDAVEHQT
- the si:ch211-202p1.5 gene encoding endothelin-1 isoform X1 produces the protein MPGRSRTRDVGEENKVLVFFFLCPPASTFSVTSPPVDRALLASPADPTHRREKRCSCENQKDKECIFFCHIGIVWVNSPSHVVPYGFGSIRFRRDVRRCVCSRQQDAECSSFCSIQTDGQQALGTWRRYRGAFWVKRSPDAVEHQT